The sequence GCTCCGGCCCGTTCGATCCCGATTCGCTCGATCGCATCCCCGCTGTCGTCCCGCAGTCCGGCGGTGTCGACCAGAACCAGCGGTACGCCGCCGAGCGCGACCGGACGTTCGATCGCATCGCGCGTCGTTCCCGCCATGGGAGAGACGATCGCCGCCGCATCGCGGACCAGCGCGTTGAAAAGGCTCGATTTCCCACTATTGGGCGGCCCGGCCAGAACGACGCGCACGCCGTCGCGCAAGCGTTCGACCGGCGGCCGCTCGAGCCACTGCGCCATCTGCCCCGCCAGATCGCTCGTTTCGGCGAAGAAGGCGTCGGGCAAATCCTCGACATCGTCCTCATCCGCAAAATCCAGCACGGCTTCGACCTGGGCGCCGAGAGAAAGGACGCGATCCCGCCATGCCTCGGCCTGCCGCGAGATCGCCCCGGAAAACGCCCGCGTTGCCGCCTGCCGCTGCAATTCGGTTTCCGCTGCAAGCAGATCGCCCAGCCCCTCCGCTTCGGCGAGGTCGAGCACACCATTCGCAAAGGCCCGGCGCGTGAACTCTCCCGCTTCGGCATGGCGCAGATTTTCGAAGCCCGCCAATTCGCCCAGGATCGCCGCGATCACCGCGCGGCCACCATGGCAATGCAGTTCCGCCAGATCCTCGCCCGTCGCCGTGCGCGGCCCAGGGAACCAGAGCACCAGAGCCGAATCGAGCAAGCCGCCGTTCGCGTCCCGCAATGTCCGCAAAGACGCCCGCCGCGGTTCAGGGAGTGCCCCCGCGAGCCTTGCGATAGCATCGCCCGCATCGGGGCCGCTGATCCGCACCACCGCGATCGCGCAGGGCGGCGTGCCGCTCGACACGGCGAAGATCGTATCGCTCATCCTTCCCGCCCCGCCGACGCGGTTCTCAAGCTCAGCTGGGGCTATCGCCGCCCGGCTTCGAGAAAACCGGCCCGCGAGTGGCCTGCGCCCCTTCCATGAAGCTCTGGAACAGCTTGAATCCCGCCTGCCCCATCGGCGCGAGCTGGCGAGCATATTCCTGAAGCTTCTCAGTGTCCGAGACACCCGACATCGCCTTGGACATCATGTCGACATAGACGGCGTTGGCCTTGCCCACGTCGGGCAGGCCCATGAAGCTCCGGGCCTCTTCCGGGGTACAATCGATTTCGACATGGACCTTCATCGCGCTTCCTCCGTTAGCTTTCTGAGACCTATCTGGGTCGGGGAGGCGGGGGAAGCAAGTTTCACCTCGTCGAACCGGTCCATCAATCGTGAAACACAGCAGCGAGGGACATCCCAATGAGCACGACCACCAACATCCCCACCCTGAACGGCGACGGCGAATTCAAGGCCTATGTCGCCCGTCCGGCGGACGAACCCAAGGCCGCGATCGTGGTGATCCAGGAGATCTTCGGCGTGAATGCCGGCATTCGCCGCAAGGCCGACAAGCTCGCCGAAGCCGGGTATCTCGCGGTCGCGCCCGACCTGTTCTGGCGGATGGAGCGCGGCATCGAACTCGATCCCGATGTCGAGCCCGAATTCCAACAGGCGCTCGACTGGATGCAGAAATTTGACCAGGACACGGGCGTCCGCGATATCGAGGCAACGATCAAATGGGCGCGCGAGGAGAGTGGGGGGAAGAAGGTCGGCGCGGTCGGTTACTGCCTCGGAGGGCGGCTCGCCTATATGACGGCGGCGCGAACCGATTCGGATGCGACGGTCGGCTATTACGCGGTCGGCGTGGATGAATTGCTGCGCGAGAAGGACGCGATCGCCAATCCGCTGATGCTGCACATCCCGACCGAGGACGGGTTTGTCGACAAGGAGACGCAGACAAAGATGCATGAGGGACTTGATCCGGACCCCAAGGTGACGCTGCACGATTACGAGGGGATGGACCACGGCTTCGCGACCGAGTTCGGGAAGCGTCGCAATGAGGAGAATGCGGAGCTTGCCGACAAGCGTACCGCCGAATTCTTCGCCGAACATCTGGAGGCCTGATGACAAACCCGGCTAAGCTGCGCCCATCGTCCGAACTGTTCATGCGGTTTGGTCCGACACTCCTGGTCGTCCTGCTGGTCGCCCTGTCGCTGACGGTGCCCGCATGGCGGTGGGGGCTCGCTCTGTCCCTGCCGCTGCTGGCGCTGGCGATCTACGACTTCACGCAGCGAAGCCATACCCTGTGGCGCAACTACCCGATCCTCGCCCATATCCGCTGGATCGCGGAGGATCTGCGCCCCTTCGCCCAGGCCTATTTCGTGGAAAGCGATATCGACGGGCGCCCCTACAACCACAATGAACGGGCCCTGGTCTACGCGCGCAGCAAAGGCCAGCTCGCTTCGCATCCCTTCGGCACCGAGCTGGACGTCTATTCGGACGAATATGAGTGGCTCGCCCATTCGATGGCGCCGAAGGAGGGCATTGCCAAGGAATGGCGCGTCGATGTCGGCAACGATCAGTGCAAGCGGCCCTATTCCGCCGCTCTTCTGAATATTTCCGCGATGAGCTTCGGATCGCTGTCCGCCAACGCGATCAAGGCGCTGAACAAGGGCGCGGCTGCGGGCAATTTCTACCACGATACCGGAGAAGGTGGCCTGTCGCGCTATCACCGCGAACATAACGGCGATCTCGTCTGGGAGATCGGCAGCGGGTATTTCGGGTGCCGCAAGGATGATGGCGCGTTCGATCCCGACAGATTCGCCGACACCGCGCAGATCGACCAGGTCAAGATGGTCGAGATCAAGCTGAGCCAGGGGGCCAAGCCGGGCCATGGCGGCGTCCTTCCCGGCTCGAAGGTGACCGAGGAAATCGCCGAAGCACGCGGGGTCACGGCTGGGCAGGATTGCGTCAGCCCTGCCGCGCACTCGACCTTTTCGACGCCGGTGGAACTGCTGGAATGGGCGGCGCGGCTGCGCGATCTTTCGGGTGGCAAGCCCGTCGGCGCGAAACTGTGCGTCGGCAAGCCGCACGAAGTGTTCGCGCTCGTCAAGGCGATGCGCGAAACGGGGATCGTGCTCGACTATCTGGTGGTGGACGGAGCGGAGGGCGGCACGGGTGCGGCACCGGTCGAATTCTCCAACCGCGTCGGTATGCCTTTGCGCGAAGGGCTGATCCTAGTCCGTAACGCGCTGGTGGGCACGAATCTGAAACCGCAGGTCAAGCTCGCCGCATCGGGCAAGGTGTATTCGGGCGCGGGCATCGCAATCAATCTCGGCCTCGGCGCGGACTGGTGCAATGCGGCGCGCGGCTTCATGTTCGCGCTGGGCTGCGTCCAGTCGCTCAAATGCCATACCGACCACTGCCCCACCGGAATCGCCACGCAGGACAGCACGCGCCAGCGGGGCCTGGTGGTGACCGACAAGAGCGAGCGGGTGGCCCGGTTCCAGCGCAGTACGCTCGAATCCTTTCGCGAAATGGTCATCGCCATGGGCCTCGAAAATCCCTGGCAGATCGAACCGCGCCATATCTCGGAACGTCTCGATTCGGCCCGCGCGGACAGCGTGGATCGCATCCAGACCTTCCTCGCGCCCGGCCAATTGCTCGACGATCCGGACTCGACGCCCTATCAACGCTATTGGGACGCAGCGCGGATAGACAGTTTCAAGGAAGCATGATGTCGGCCGAACGAGGATTGCGCCGCTGGCACGCGGCGGTCGATGGGGGCAATGACGCGGCCGTCCTCGGCGCGATGATAGCGGAAGACGCCGTCTTCCACTCGCCCGTGGTCCACACCCCCCAGAAAGGCCGCCCGATCGTCACAGCCTATCTGGCCGCCGCCGGGCAGACGCTGGGAAATGACACCTTCCGCTATGTCCGCGAGATTGTGGACGGCGATACCGCCATGCTCGAATTCGAAACCGAGATGGACGGGATCCACGTCAACGGCGTCGACATCATCCGCTTCGGTGCGGAGGGCCATATCCTCGATTTCAAGGTGATGGTCAGGCCGCTGAAGGCGGTGAATAAGGTCTGGGAGATGATGGCCGCGCAGCTGGAGCGGATGAAGGGCTAAGTTAATTTGAAACTGAATTCATGTTGATCAAGATCTGAACATAGCTCGGTATGAAGGCGATCAAGATCCAAAATAAAACCGAAGGTCATTTGACCCTGCTTCGTCATATCGAAGAGATTTCTATTTGAATCAGTTAAAAAAAGTTCACCCGCGCTGATTGTGAGATAGCGAATCTTTTCATCGCCAAGCGAGAAGCTCGCACGGTCAGCATCCCACTTTTTATCTTGAAATTCCAGCAGCGCTTTCTTCAGTGCTTGGACCGAAGCTCCGTTCTGAAGAAGCTGCGCAAAAACCTTCAGAACAAGCAAGTCGCGAAAAGTGTAAGCTCGCCCTTTACCCCTACGCTTTTCTCTAACCTTTCTCCGAACAAAAACACCCGAACGCTCGAGGTAATCGAGCATCGCAACCGTCTTGAAACCACAAATCTTTGCAGCTCGACGTGCATCCACAATTTCTGATTTCATAGTTCTGCTCAGAACTATGTTTAAAATCGCGCGGATTGGCAAGAGTTGCCACACTTATTCAGGGATCAATCAACTTTTGGTGGGTCTCACGCTATTGCAGGCACAAGATATTGAGCGCAGCAAGAGACATCGCCAAATGCGGCGCTAGGAAGGAGGCAACGATGTATTTTGAGAAATATCAGTCCGGCGGTTGGCGCTGGCGTCTCAAAGCAGCCAATCACGAGATAATCGCGTCGGGCGAAGCCTATGTCAACGAACGCGACTGCGACCACGCGATCAATCTCGTGAAGGGCACCAATGGTTCCACACCTGTGTACCGTCGATAACGATACACCTTACGAATTGCGGTTCAACCAAATCCGGTTGATCTGACTGGAAAGGGCCACCCTGTTTCACGGGGCGGCCCTTTCGCTTACTGGTTCATCGTCGCGAAGAAGTCTTCGTTGGTCTTGGAATCCTTCATCTTGTCGAGGAGGAATTCCATCGCATCGATCGTGCCCATCTGCATGAGGATGCGGCGCAGGACCCACATCTTCGACAGCTTGTCCTTCTCCACCAGCAGCTCTTCCTTGCGGGTGCCGGACTTGCCCACATCGAGCGCGGGGAAGATGCGCTTGTCGGCGACCTTGCGGTCGAGGACGATTTCCGAGTTGCCGGTGCCCTTGAACTCTTCGAAGATCACCTCGTCCATCCGGCTGCCGGTATCGATCAGCGCGGTGGCGATGATGGAGAGCGAGCCGCCCTCCTCGATATTGCGCGCCGCGCCGAAGAAGCGCTTGGGCCGCTGGAGCGCATTGGCGTCGACACCGCCGGTCAGCACCTTGCCCGAGCTGGGCACCACAGTGTTGTAAGCGCGGCCGAGGCGCGTGATCGAATCCAGGAGGATGACGACATCGTGCTTGTGTTCGACCAGGCGCTTCGCCTTCTCGATCACCATTTCGGCGACCTGGACGTGGCGATTGGCAGGCTCGTCGAAGGTGGAGGAAATGACCTCGCCCTTCACCGAACGCTGCATGTCGGTGACTTCCTCAGGTCGTTCATCGACGAGCAGGACGAGGAGGAAGACCTCGGGGTGATTGTCGGTGATCGCCTTGGCGATGTTCTGCAACAGCACGGTCTTACCCGTGCGCGGTGGCGCCACGATCAGCGCGCGCTGGCCCTTGCCCTGCGGCGAAACGATGTCGATCACCCGCGCGCTCTTGTCCTTTACCGTCGGATCAAGCGTGTCCAAGGACAGCTTCTGTTCGGGATAGAGCGGGGTGAGATTGTCGAAATTGGTGCGCATCCGCACCGCTTCGGGATCGTCGAAATTGACCTTGTAGAGCTTGGTCAGGGCGAAATAGCGCTCGCCTTCCTTGGGTGCGCGAATTTCGCCTTCGACGGTGTCGCCGGTCCTCAGGCCCCATTTGCGCACCTGGTTGGGCGAGACGTAGATATCGTCCGGCCCGGCGAGGTAATTGGCTTCGGGCGAGCGCAGGAAGCCGAAGCCGTCCTGAAGCACCTCGATGGTGCCGATGCCCATGATCTTTTCTTCGTATTCCTCATCCTCGGCCAGTTCGCGCAGGATGCAGAACATCAAATCCTGCCGCCGCATCGTGCTCGCGCCCTCGACGCCGAGTTCCTCCGCCATCGAGACGAGGTCGGCCGGGGTCTTTTCTTTCAAATCCTTGAGATGCATCAGTTTTCTCGAATTATAAGGGTAGCTTGGAAATGGCCCTGAAGGTCGTGTGTCCGCAGCCGGTGAAGGGCGGACGGGCTTGGGGAAAGCAGACCCGGCCAGCGCGATTGTCCCGCGAAGGCCTCAGCCGAATAGGAGATAAGCGAATTACGTCCGCCGCCCGCACCCGTCAATCGCGAAAGCGGTGGGGCGAGGAATCAGGGCGATTGATCAGAGTGACGAATCAGAACGGTTTGACGATCACCAGCACCACGATCAGCGCCAGCAGGATCGCAGGCACCTCGCCGAACAGCTTCAATTGCTTCTCGCTCAAAGGGCGTTCGCCCTTCAGCATCTTCTTCGCCTGGACGACCATGTACATGTGGTATCCCGTCAGCAGCAGCACCAGCAGCAGCTTGGCATGGAACCAGCCTTGCGAGAACGCGCCGATCGTGCCCGCCAGCGCGAAGCCGAGCAGCCAGACGACGATAAGGCTGGGGGTCAGGATGATGCGGCGCAATTTGCCGATCCGGTCCTGCCACACCGCGCTTTCGGGCGAGTCCGCATCGTAGGGATGGAGATACAGCATCTGGCGCGGCAGGATGAACAGGCCGGCCATCCAGAACACCATGAAGATGATATGCCCGGCCTTCAGCCAGAGATAGGTCATGGAGAAAAATTCCTGCATCGCCAGCCCATCTAGGACCGCTGGCGCCATGCGCCAAGGGGGAGATTCAGCGAGAGATCGCGCCTAGCCGCGCACCGCCGCCAGCAGGCGCTCGACATGCTCGATCGGCGTGCGCCGGTCGATCCCATGACCGAGATTGAAGACATGCGGCCGATCCTGAAGCGCATCGAGAATGAAGCGCACCCGCGTTTCGAGATCTCCGTTCCCCGCAAGCAGGAGCAGCGGATCGAGATTGCCCTGCACCGGCATCCCCGCGGGCAGTTCGCGCGCCGCCCACACCGGATCGAGCGTTTCATCGAGGCCGACCGCATCGACCCCCGTCTCGCGCGCATAGGACGGCAGTTTTTCGCCTGCGCCCTTGGGAAATCCGATCACGGGCGTATCGGGATGCGATTGCTTCAAAGCCGCGACGATCGCGGCATTGGGCGCGATAACCTGCTTCTCGAACTGGTCGGGCGCGAGGCTGCCCGCCCAGCTGTCGAACAATTGCACCGCTTCGGCACCGGCATCGATCTGGCCGCGCAGATAGGTCACCGTCTGCTCGACGATGCGGTCGAGAATCGCGCGCAGCCGTTCGGGATCGCGATAGGCGAGAGCGCGCGCCTCGTGCTGGTCGCGGCTGCCCTCACCCGCGATCATGTAGGTCGCGACCGTCCAGGGCGAACCGGCGAAGCCCAGCATGGTGGTCTCCGCGCCCAGCCTCGCCCGGCAACGGCGCACCGTCTCGTAGATCGGCTCGTAATGCTCGGGATGCGGCTCCAGAGCGTCGAGAGCGGTCTCCAGCAGCGTCGGCGAGAGTTTGGGTCCCTCGCCTGCCAGAAACTCGAGATGCTGCCCCAGAGCGTGCGGAACGATCAGGATATCGGAAAACAGGATCGCCCCGTCGAAGCCGAACCGCTCGATCGGCTGCAAGGTCACTTCGCACGCCGCCTCGCTGTCATAGGCGAGTTCGAGGAAACCGCCCTTCTGGCTGCGCAATTCGCGATATTCGGGCAGATATCGCCCCGCCTGGCGCATGAGCCAGACCGGCGCGCGGGGCCCACGTTTTCCGTTCAGCGTATCGAGCAGGAGACCGGGCATCGGGTAGGTCCAATCCAATAATACAATATTATTATAAGGTTTGATGGAGTCTGTTGGCCCTGTGGAAAGCGGGCATATCCCGCCCCTGCCCGATTTCTCCCGACCTGACCAGACTTGGGCCGAATGCGACTCGCGGGCCCCATTGAGTCAAATCCAAACTCTCCCCGCTATCCCCAGCCTGTCGACATCCCTCCCATCCTGTCGGCAAGTGGCGGGGCGGATCGGCCGGTAGCGGGGATCGAATCCTCTCCCGAACTTGTCGGCAGGTTCGTCCCGTGGTTTATGCCGGTCTTCTCCACAGGCTGAGCGGAAGGCCGGACCACACGTGACGACGCGCATTCACCTCCATCTCGTCTCCGATTCCACCGGGGAAACGCTGGAGATGATCGCCAAGGCCGCGCTCGCCCAGTTCGAGAATGCCGATGTGGTGCGCCATTTCTGGCCCATGGTCCGCTCGCGCCAGCATCTCGACCGGATCATGCCTGATCTCGCCGCGGATGCGGGCCTCGTCCTCTATACGCTCGTCAATCCCGAGACCAGGGAGAGGCTGGAAGAGCGCTGCCGCGCGCTCGGTCTGTCGGCCGTGCCGGTGCTTGACGGCGTGACGTCGGCGCTGGAAACCGCGCTTGGCCAGGAAGCCCATGGCAAGCCCGGTCGCCAGCATCTGATGGACAAGGCCTATTTCGAGCGGGTCGAGGCGATCCAGTTCACGATCGCGCATGATGACGGGGTAGGGTGGGAGGATTGGGAAGAGGCCGACATCGTGCTGGCGGGCGTGTCGCGCAGCTCAAAGACGCCGACCAGCATCTATCTCGCCAATCGCGGGTACAAGGTCGCGAATATCCCGCTGGTGGTCGAAAGCCCGCCGCCGAAATCCCTGTTCGAGCTGAAAATGCCGCTGGTGGTCGGCCTCACCAGCGCGCCCGAACGTCTGGTCCAGATCCGGCGCAATCGCCTGCTGAGCCTCAACGAAGGGACCACCACCGATTACGTCGATCACGAGCGGGTGCGCGAGGAGATCGCCTTCGCGCGGCGCCTGTTCGCTGACAAGGGCTGGCCGGTGATCGATGTCACCCGCCGCTCGATCGAGGAGACCGCGGCGGCGATCATCAAGCTGCTGGGCGAACGCAGCCGCAGGGCGAGTGACGGGCAGTTCGAAGGGTTGAAACCGATATGAGCGATAGTGTCAGCGGCATGGTTTCACGTGAAACAATCCTGCTCGCGTCGAACAGCGCCTCGCGCAAGGCGATGCTGAGCGCGGCGCAGATCGCGTTCGAAGCGATTCCGGCGGATGTGGACGAGCGGGCGCTCGAGGCCGAGATGGCGGATGGCGAGCCTGCCGAGATCGCCCAGGCGCTGGCGGCGGCGAAGGCGGCGGCGGTTTCGGCCGAAAACCCTGAGCGTCTGGTGCTGGGCAGCGATTCGCTGGTCGAGGTCGAGGGACAGCGCTTCGACAAGCCCGCGAGCCGCGAAGAGGCGGCGGAGCATTTGCGGTTCTTCTCCGGCAAGGTGATGACGCTGCACAGCGCGGCGGCCCTCGCCCGCGATGGACGTATTGTCTGGATCGGCGGCGATTTCGCGCGGCTGATGGTGCGCGACCTGTCAGAGGAATTCATCGCCGCCTATCTCGACGCGGAATGGCCCGCCGTGTCCTATTGCGTCGGCGTGTTTCGCATCGAAGGACCGGGCGTCCACCTGTTCGAACGGATCATGGGCGATCAGTTCACCGTGCTCGGAATGCCGCTTCTGCGGGTGCTGGCCGCTTTGCGCGAGGAAGGCGCGCTGGTTTCATGACCGTTCCTTTTTCCGGGCCCTATGCGGAAGTGATCGGCGATCCGATCGCCCAGTCGAAATCGCCCGCGATCCACGGCTTCTGGCTCGAAAAACTCGGGATCGCGGCGGATTATCACGCCACCTTGGTCAAACCCGATGGCATCGGGGATTACCTCGCATCGCGGCGGACAGATCCGGCCTGGCGCGGATGCAACGTCACCATGCCGCACAAGCAGCTGGTCCAACCTTCGCTCGACGCGATTGAAGAACCCGCCGCCGCGATCGGAGCGGTGAACACGATCCGTCGCGATGGTGATGGAGTGCTGACCGGCCATAACACCGATGCGGCAGGCTTTCTCGAACCGCTCCGCCCCCTGCTCGCCCGCCAGCATTATTTCCGCATGGCGCGCATTCTCGGCACCGGCGGCGCGGCGCGGGCGATCGTGACGGCGCTGGCGGGCGAAGGCTTCACTCTAGTCCTGGCAGGCCGCGATCCGAAGAAAGCCCGCGCCTTGCTCGACGAACTGGCGCCGGATGGCGAACACCACGCCGCCGATCTCGCCCATTTCGCGTCCCCCACCGACTTCGCCTTCGACGACCGCGAGGGGTGCTGCGACTTGATCGTGAATGCCAGCCCGCTGGGAATGCGCGGGCAGCCGCCCCTCGCCTTCGACTGGAGCCATGCCC comes from Qipengyuania pelagi and encodes:
- a CDS encoding DUF6489 family protein; the encoded protein is MKVHVEIDCTPEEARSFMGLPDVGKANAVYVDMMSKAMSGVSDTEKLQEYARQLAPMGQAGFKLFQSFMEGAQATRGPVFSKPGGDSPS
- the mnmE gene encoding tRNA uridine-5-carboxymethylaminomethyl(34) synthesis GTPase MnmE codes for the protein MSDTIFAVSSGTPPCAIAVVRISGPDAGDAIARLAGALPEPRRASLRTLRDANGGLLDSALVLWFPGPRTATGEDLAELHCHGGRAVIAAILGELAGFENLRHAEAGEFTRRAFANGVLDLAEAEGLGDLLAAETELQRQAATRAFSGAISRQAEAWRDRVLSLGAQVEAVLDFADEDDVEDLPDAFFAETSDLAGQMAQWLERPPVERLRDGVRVVLAGPPNSGKSSLFNALVRDAAAIVSPMAGTTRDAIERPVALGGVPLVLVDTAGLRDDSGDAIERIGIERAGAQLERADIVLWLGPEGEGPKGAVEVAARADAEDFEAKRSASHTVSVVTGSGMDALEADVVERARSVLPKPGEAALNARQRRLVGEAVQALQSLRPSQDLLTMGEELRIARRAFDALLGRASTEDMLDALFGRFCIGK
- the rho gene encoding transcription termination factor Rho — encoded protein: MHLKDLKEKTPADLVSMAEELGVEGASTMRRQDLMFCILRELAEDEEYEEKIMGIGTIEVLQDGFGFLRSPEANYLAGPDDIYVSPNQVRKWGLRTGDTVEGEIRAPKEGERYFALTKLYKVNFDDPEAVRMRTNFDNLTPLYPEQKLSLDTLDPTVKDKSARVIDIVSPQGKGQRALIVAPPRTGKTVLLQNIAKAITDNHPEVFLLVLLVDERPEEVTDMQRSVKGEVISSTFDEPANRHVQVAEMVIEKAKRLVEHKHDVVILLDSITRLGRAYNTVVPSSGKVLTGGVDANALQRPKRFFGAARNIEEGGSLSIIATALIDTGSRMDEVIFEEFKGTGNSEIVLDRKVADKRIFPALDVGKSGTRKEELLVEKDKLSKMWVLRRILMQMGTIDAMEFLLDKMKDSKTNEDFFATMNQ
- a CDS encoding pyruvate, phosphate dikinase/phosphoenolpyruvate synthase regulator, which encodes MTTRIHLHLVSDSTGETLEMIAKAALAQFENADVVRHFWPMVRSRQHLDRIMPDLAADAGLVLYTLVNPETRERLEERCRALGLSAVPVLDGVTSALETALGQEAHGKPGRQHLMDKAYFERVEAIQFTIAHDDGVGWEDWEEADIVLAGVSRSSKTPTSIYLANRGYKVANIPLVVESPPPKSLFELKMPLVVGLTSAPERLVQIRRNRLLSLNEGTTTDYVDHERVREEIAFARRLFADKGWPVIDVTRRSIEETAAAIIKLLGERSRRASDGQFEGLKPI
- a CDS encoding dienelactone hydrolase family protein gives rise to the protein MSTTTNIPTLNGDGEFKAYVARPADEPKAAIVVIQEIFGVNAGIRRKADKLAEAGYLAVAPDLFWRMERGIELDPDVEPEFQQALDWMQKFDQDTGVRDIEATIKWAREESGGKKVGAVGYCLGGRLAYMTAARTDSDATVGYYAVGVDELLREKDAIANPLMLHIPTEDGFVDKETQTKMHEGLDPDPKVTLHDYEGMDHGFATEFGKRRNEENAELADKRTAEFFAEHLEA
- a CDS encoding MerR family transcriptional regulator, coding for MKSEIVDARRAAKICGFKTVAMLDYLERSGVFVRRKVREKRRGKGRAYTFRDLLVLKVFAQLLQNGASVQALKKALLEFQDKKWDADRASFSLGDEKIRYLTISAGELFLTDSNRNLFDMTKQGQMTFGFILDLDRLHTELCSDLDQHEFSFKLT
- a CDS encoding Maf family protein, translating into MSDSVSGMVSRETILLASNSASRKAMLSAAQIAFEAIPADVDERALEAEMADGEPAEIAQALAAAKAAAVSAENPERLVLGSDSLVEVEGQRFDKPASREEAAEHLRFFSGKVMTLHSAAALARDGRIVWIGGDFARLMVRDLSEEFIAAYLDAEWPAVSYCVGVFRIEGPGVHLFERIMGDQFTVLGMPLLRVLAALREEGALVS
- a CDS encoding CopD family protein yields the protein MQEFFSMTYLWLKAGHIIFMVFWMAGLFILPRQMLYLHPYDADSPESAVWQDRIGKLRRIILTPSLIVVWLLGFALAGTIGAFSQGWFHAKLLLVLLLTGYHMYMVVQAKKMLKGERPLSEKQLKLFGEVPAILLALIVVLVIVKPF
- a CDS encoding FMN-binding glutamate synthase family protein, encoding MRFGPTLLVVLLVALSLTVPAWRWGLALSLPLLALAIYDFTQRSHTLWRNYPILAHIRWIAEDLRPFAQAYFVESDIDGRPYNHNERALVYARSKGQLASHPFGTELDVYSDEYEWLAHSMAPKEGIAKEWRVDVGNDQCKRPYSAALLNISAMSFGSLSANAIKALNKGAAAGNFYHDTGEGGLSRYHREHNGDLVWEIGSGYFGCRKDDGAFDPDRFADTAQIDQVKMVEIKLSQGAKPGHGGVLPGSKVTEEIAEARGVTAGQDCVSPAAHSTFSTPVELLEWAARLRDLSGGKPVGAKLCVGKPHEVFALVKAMRETGIVLDYLVVDGAEGGTGAAPVEFSNRVGMPLREGLILVRNALVGTNLKPQVKLAASGKVYSGAGIAINLGLGADWCNAARGFMFALGCVQSLKCHTDHCPTGIATQDSTRQRGLVVTDKSERVARFQRSTLESFREMVIAMGLENPWQIEPRHISERLDSARADSVDRIQTFLAPGQLLDDPDSTPYQRYWDAARIDSFKEA
- a CDS encoding nuclear transport factor 2 family protein; translated protein: MMSAERGLRRWHAAVDGGNDAAVLGAMIAEDAVFHSPVVHTPQKGRPIVTAYLAAAGQTLGNDTFRYVREIVDGDTAMLEFETEMDGIHVNGVDIIRFGAEGHILDFKVMVRPLKAVNKVWEMMAAQLERMKG
- the hemE gene encoding uroporphyrinogen decarboxylase; the protein is MPGLLLDTLNGKRGPRAPVWLMRQAGRYLPEYRELRSQKGGFLELAYDSEAACEVTLQPIERFGFDGAILFSDILIVPHALGQHLEFLAGEGPKLSPTLLETALDALEPHPEHYEPIYETVRRCRARLGAETTMLGFAGSPWTVATYMIAGEGSRDQHEARALAYRDPERLRAILDRIVEQTVTYLRGQIDAGAEAVQLFDSWAGSLAPDQFEKQVIAPNAAIVAALKQSHPDTPVIGFPKGAGEKLPSYARETGVDAVGLDETLDPVWAARELPAGMPVQGNLDPLLLLAGNGDLETRVRFILDALQDRPHVFNLGHGIDRRTPIEHVERLLAAVRG
- a CDS encoding YegP family protein — translated: MYFEKYQSGGWRWRLKAANHEIIASGEAYVNERDCDHAINLVKGTNGSTPVYRR
- a CDS encoding shikimate dehydrogenase family protein, whose amino-acid sequence is MTVPFSGPYAEVIGDPIAQSKSPAIHGFWLEKLGIAADYHATLVKPDGIGDYLASRRTDPAWRGCNVTMPHKQLVQPSLDAIEEPAAAIGAVNTIRRDGDGVLTGHNTDAAGFLEPLRPLLARQHYFRMARILGTGGAARAIVTALAGEGFTLVLAGRDPKKARALLDELAPDGEHHAADLAHFASPTDFAFDDREGCCDLIVNASPLGMRGQPPLAFDWSHAPPRSIAYDIVTDPVETEFLKNARAAGFATIDGRAMLIGQAAEAFELFFGQPAPREHDADLRALLTR